A part of Lepisosteus oculatus isolate fLepOcu1 chromosome 16, fLepOcu1.hap2, whole genome shotgun sequence genomic DNA contains:
- the LOC102687050 gene encoding neuronal acetylcholine receptor subunit alpha-4 produces the protein MQFLAPCIHALGVLLLLLPLSAYGHTTVRAHAEERLLKNLFTGYNKLSRPVANISDVVLVRFGLSIAQLIDVDEKNQMMTTNVWVKQEWHDYKLRWNPQDYENVTSIRIPSELIWRPDIVLYNNADGDFAVTHLTKAHLFHDGQIKWMPPAIYKSSCSIDVTFFPFDQQNCTMKFGSWTYDKAKIDLVSMANNVDQMDYWESGEWVIVDAVGTYNTKKYECCTEIYPDITFYFIIRRLPLFYTINLIIPCLLISCLTVLVFYLPSECGEKITLCISVLLSLTVFLLLITEIIPSTSLVIPLIGEYLLFTMIFVTLSIIITVFVLNVHHRSPRTHTMPHWVRRVFLDIVPRVLFMKRPTTVKENCKKLIEMMHKKGSTPTFWSEQTFEAEQTFPSSPLDSPDSPPPTSTPPLCHPLEDPPAKVQLLCKSPSSQYSILLEETSQPGCSSPPASHLLAPDKPCSFPKTRSLSVQYSFGERELPQTTARCRSRSIQYCCLHEESSQSNGHASGKCSRSPTLQSHLLADEGTDSGQAPWKCTKIPETAMSSQRAAKLFSAKEQHILLMSPSMKLAIEGVQYIAGHLRAEDADFSVKEDWKYVAMVIDRIFLWMFIMVCILGTVGLFLPPWLAGMI, from the exons CTTATGGCCACACAACAGTACGGGCCCATGCTGAGGAGAGGCTCCTAAAGAATCTCTTCACTGGCTACAACAAGCTGTCCCGTCCAGTGGCCAATATCTCTGATGTGGTCCTGGTACGGTTCGGCCTGTCCATTGCCCAGCTCATAGACGTG GATGAGAAGAACCAGATGATGACTACAAATGTCTGGGTCAAACAA GAATGGCATGACTACAAACTAAGGTGGAACCCTCAAGATTATGAGAATGTCACCTCAATCCGTATCCCATCCGAACTCATCTGGAGGCCAGACATCGTCCTCTACAACAA TGCCGATGGAGACTTTGCTGTCACTCACCTTACTAAAGCGCACCTCTTTCATGATGGACAGATCAAATGGATGCCCCCAGCCATCTACAAGAGCTCCTGCAGCATCGATGTCACTTTTTTCCCCTTCGACCAGCAGAACTGCACCATGAAGTTTGGGTCCTGGACGTACGACAAGGCCAAGATTGACCTGGTGAGCATGGCGAACAACGTGGACCAGATGGACTACTGGGAGAGCGGGGAATGGGTGATCGTCGACGCCGTGGGGACGTACAACACCAAGAAATACGAGTGCTGCACAGAAATCTACCCCGACATCACGTTCTACTTCATCATCAGGAGGCTGCCACTGTTTTATACCATCAATCTGATCATCCCGTGCCTGCTCATTTCCTGCTTGACCGTCCTGGTGTTTTACCTGCCCTCTGAGTGCGGGGAGAAAATCACCCTCTGCATCTCGGTCCTCCTCTCCCTGACCGTCTTCCTCCTCCTGATCACGGAGATCATCCCGTCCACTTCCCTGGTGATCCCCCTGATCGGGGAGTACTTGCTCTTCACCATGATCTTCGTCACCCTCTCCATCATCATCACCGTCTTCGTGCTGAACGTCCACCACCGCTCTCCCCGGACGCACACCATGCCCCACTGGGTGCGGAGGGTCTTCCTGGACATCGTCCCCCGGGTCCTGTTCATGAAGAGGCCCACGACGGTGAAGGAAAACTGCAAGAAGCTGATCGAGATGATGCACAAGAAGGGGAGCACCCCCACGTTCTGGTCCGAACAGACCTTCGAGGCCGAGCAGACCTTCCCCAGCTCGCCCTTGGACAGTCCTGACAGTCCCCCACCCACCTCCACCCCGCCCTTGTGTCACCCCCTCGAAGATCCTCCAGCCAAGGTGCAGCTGCTCTGCAAGTCCCCCTCCAGCCAATACTCCATCCTCCTGGAGGAAACCAGCCAGCCAGGCTGCTCCTCCCCTCCTGCCTCGCACCTACTGGCCCCAGACAAGCCGTGCTCCTTCCCCAAGACCAGGTCTTTAAGCGTCCAGTACTCCTTTGGTGAAAGGGAGCTCCCCCAGACCACAGCCCGTTGCAGGTCCAGGAGCATCCAGTACTGCTGCCTGCATGAGGAGTCGTCCCAGAGCAACGGGCACGCCAGCGGCAAGTGTAGCAGGTCCCCGACGCTCCAGAGCCACCTGCTGGCGGACGAGGGAACTGACAGCGGCCAGGCCCCCTGGAAGTGCACAAAGATCCCGGAGACGGCCATGTCTTCCCAGAGGGCAGCGAAACTGTTCAGCGCCAAAGAGCAGCACATCCTCCTGATGTCCCCTTCCATGAAGCTGGCCATTGAAGGGGTGCAGTACATCGCGGGTCACCTGAGGGCGGAAGATGCAGATTTTTCT